Proteins found in one Rhinolophus ferrumequinum isolate MPI-CBG mRhiFer1 chromosome 9, mRhiFer1_v1.p, whole genome shotgun sequence genomic segment:
- the BTF3L4 gene encoding transcription factor BTF3 homolog 4 isoform X2 has translation MIKDDGTVIHFNNPKVQASLSANTFAITGHAEAKPITEMLPGILSQLGADSLTSLRKLAEQFPRQVLDSKAPKPEDIDEEDDDVPDLVENFDEASKNEAN, from the exons ATGATTAAAGATGATGGGACAGTTATTCATTTCAACAATCCCAAAGTCCAAGCTTCCCTTTCTGCTAACACCTTTGCAATTACTGGTCATGCAGAAGCCAAACCAATCACAGAGATGCTACCTGGAATATTAAGTCAACTTGGTGCTGACAGCTTAACAAGTCTTAGGAAGTTAGCCGAACAGTTCCCTCGGCAAG TGTTGGATAGCAAAGCACCAAAACCAGAAGATATTGACGAGGAGGATGATGATGTTCCAG ATCTCGTAGAAAATTTTGATGAGGCATCAAAAAATGAAGCTAACTAA